From one Caldithrix abyssi DSM 13497 genomic stretch:
- a CDS encoding sigma-54-dependent transcriptional regulator, translating to MKILIIEDEKISRITLNDLLKKEGYDVSSVETGTEGLELFEREAFDLVLADLRLPGADGIEVLRQVKSKKPRTVVVLMTAYGTVDTAVQALKMGAYDYLTKPFTPDHLLNILRNAEKLQRVLDENQQLKKRLEIIEKQPIIGASPAMRHLQEIIHHVARHDSTVLIVGESGTGKELVARALHENSWRKDQPFWAVNCAAIPETLLESELFGYEKGAFTGAAKRHLGYFERANHGTLFIDDIDDLPMKMQVKLLRVLQEQELIRIGGWESVKIDVRVITATKVDLKQRMKEGRFREDLFYRLNIIPIVLPPLRERKEDIPQLIKHFLQKQNATHIWRLFSPELLERLSQYDWPGNVRELENFVERFVAFSGMQSFDPFALLPGVTSGKEQPLPESSSFFSYHSFNDFMAAKEKEIIDWAMKQANNNISKAADLLKLPRTTLRSKLEKINRRKAGGGEKSVRV from the coding sequence ATGAAAATTTTGATTATTGAAGACGAGAAAATATCACGCATTACTTTAAACGATCTGCTGAAAAAAGAAGGCTATGACGTAAGCAGCGTCGAAACAGGCACGGAGGGGCTGGAGCTGTTCGAGCGGGAAGCCTTTGACCTGGTGCTGGCCGATTTACGCCTGCCCGGCGCGGACGGCATCGAAGTGCTGCGGCAGGTCAAATCGAAAAAGCCGAGAACGGTGGTTGTATTGATGACCGCTTACGGTACAGTGGATACGGCGGTGCAGGCGCTGAAGATGGGCGCTTATGACTATTTAACCAAACCCTTCACCCCGGATCATTTGCTAAATATTTTGCGCAATGCAGAAAAATTGCAGCGCGTGCTGGATGAGAATCAACAGCTTAAAAAACGTCTGGAAATTATTGAAAAACAACCGATCATCGGCGCTTCGCCGGCCATGCGCCACCTTCAGGAGATCATTCATCATGTGGCGCGGCACGATTCCACGGTTTTAATTGTGGGCGAAAGCGGCACGGGCAAGGAACTGGTGGCGCGCGCTTTGCATGAGAACAGCTGGCGAAAGGATCAGCCTTTTTGGGCCGTTAACTGCGCGGCCATCCCCGAAACCTTGCTGGAGAGCGAATTGTTCGGCTATGAAAAAGGGGCCTTTACCGGCGCGGCCAAACGCCATCTCGGCTATTTTGAACGGGCCAATCACGGCACGTTGTTCATCGATGATATTGATGATTTACCCATGAAAATGCAGGTTAAATTGTTACGCGTTTTGCAGGAGCAGGAATTAATTCGCATTGGCGGCTGGGAATCGGTAAAAATCGATGTACGCGTGATCACGGCTACCAAAGTTGATTTAAAACAACGCATGAAGGAAGGCCGCTTTAGAGAAGATTTATTTTACCGTCTGAATATCATTCCCATCGTGTTGCCGCCGCTACGCGAACGAAAAGAGGATATTCCGCAATTAATCAAACATTTTTTGCAAAAGCAGAATGCAACGCACATCTGGCGTTTATTTTCGCCGGAACTGCTGGAACGTCTCTCGCAGTACGACTGGCCGGGAAATGTACGCGAACTGGAAAATTTTGTGGAACGCTTTGTGGCCTTTTCCGGCATGCAGTCTTTCGATCCCTTTGCTCTGCTGCCGGGCGTGACAAGCGGTAAAGAACAGCCCTTGCCAGAAAGCAGTAGTTTTTTTTCTTACCATTCTTTTAATGATTTTATGGCGGCCAAAGAAAAAGAGATCATCGACTGGGCCATGAAACAGGCCAACAACAATATTTCAAAGGCGGCGGATTTATTAAAGCTGCCCCGCACCACCCTGCGCAGTAAGCTGGAAAAAATCAACCGCCGAAAGGCAGGCGGAGGGGAAAAGAGCGTAAGAGTTTAG
- a CDS encoding ATP-binding protein produces the protein MRPLFKSATLRLKMMLAVGGVVVVFMVFISIGIALHWRSMILQQLQQKAEAVTSAFGISVLDALIYSENENFQVEDLLESYMLGLKEKIPEIQYIVVTDTHNRVIAHTDPRMYNRLLTDELSGRLAKTTGLVSGIYRTPQFGWLIETALPLQVGGKRWGILRIAFEAESTRREIARLFYLLVGITLLLTLVVLAVLNYLIKHTVRSLMLLVQAMDSMELDSSAPLELPERADEIGALTRHFELLRQRLQNSQAQLLEAQKQIYHAEKLASIGRLASGVAHEINNPLNGIKHCVYAIEKEPQNQKQLKEYLALINEGLEHIESVVRKLLGFSRKSARDKEWVDLNQVVRQVVELLAYRLNQRHIDLQLQLAADLPPVYGDASLLQEVVMNLLLNGYDAVEDGGRVIVRTEALPSHQVRLTIEDNGMGINETDLEKIFEPFYTTKEPGKGTGLGLSVALNIVQAHGGQIVAHSQPAKGTRFEVILPYGERQ, from the coding sequence ATGCGTCCTTTGTTCAAATCAGCTACCCTGCGCTTAAAAATGATGTTGGCGGTGGGCGGCGTGGTCGTGGTTTTTATGGTTTTTATTTCCATCGGCATTGCGCTGCACTGGCGTTCCATGATCTTGCAGCAATTGCAACAAAAAGCGGAGGCCGTAACAAGCGCCTTTGGCATTTCTGTGCTGGACGCTTTGATCTATTCGGAAAATGAAAACTTTCAGGTGGAAGATTTACTGGAATCGTACATGCTGGGCCTTAAAGAAAAGATTCCCGAAATTCAATACATTGTGGTGACGGATACTCATAACCGCGTCATCGCCCATACGGATCCGCGCATGTACAATCGCCTGCTGACCGATGAACTTTCCGGGCGACTGGCCAAAACAACGGGGCTGGTCAGCGGCATTTATCGCACGCCGCAGTTCGGGTGGCTTATAGAAACGGCGCTGCCTCTGCAGGTTGGCGGAAAGCGCTGGGGAATTTTACGCATTGCCTTTGAAGCGGAATCGACGCGGCGAGAAATTGCCCGCCTGTTTTATCTGCTGGTGGGGATTACGCTGCTTTTAACGCTGGTTGTACTGGCGGTTTTAAATTATTTAATCAAACATACGGTGCGTTCGCTTATGCTGCTGGTGCAGGCCATGGATTCCATGGAGCTGGATTCTTCAGCGCCGCTGGAATTGCCGGAACGTGCGGATGAAATCGGCGCTTTAACGCGCCACTTTGAACTTTTGCGTCAACGTTTGCAAAACTCGCAAGCGCAACTGCTCGAAGCGCAAAAACAGATTTACCACGCGGAAAAGCTGGCTTCGATCGGCCGCCTGGCTTCCGGAGTGGCGCACGAAATCAACAATCCCTTAAACGGCATCAAACATTGTGTTTATGCCATTGAAAAGGAGCCGCAAAATCAAAAGCAGTTAAAAGAATACCTGGCTTTAATCAACGAAGGCCTGGAGCATATTGAATCGGTGGTGCGCAAACTGCTTGGCTTTTCCAGAAAATCGGCCCGGGATAAGGAGTGGGTCGACTTGAATCAGGTGGTGCGACAGGTGGTGGAACTGCTTGCTTACCGTCTAAATCAAAGGCATATTGACCTGCAACTTCAGCTTGCTGCGGATTTGCCGCCCGTGTATGGAGACGCTTCTCTTCTGCAGGAAGTGGTCATGAATCTGCTGTTGAACGGCTATGATGCGGTTGAAGATGGGGGGCGGGTGATTGTACGTACGGAAGCTTTACCCTCCCACCAGGTACGTTTAACGATTGAAGATAACGGAATGGGCATAAACGAAACCGATCTGGAAAAAATATTCGAACCGTTTTACACGACTAAAGAGCCTGGCAAAGGAACGGGATTGGGGCTTTCGGTGGCGTTGAACATCGTTCAGGCCCACGGCGGGCAGATTGTGGCACACAGTCAACCCGCCAAAGGAACGCGCTTTGAAGTTATTTTGCCGTATGGAGAAAGACAATGA
- a CDS encoding PhnD/SsuA/transferrin family substrate-binding protein codes for MKEKNLKGNIFWGAMFLSGLLSALLLVFLFHKMTDISRPFPSFSSQSTSSTESLKPVFRIGVVSRFPPTFIYKGYQPVMDYLTLNTPYRFELQLSKSYKQTVEQLVSGEVVAAFLGSFIFAREAQNHRLRCILRPLSAGGRPLLQAVVICKAEIGLHSIADLKGKKVALPSALSFSSNWFLNRALPENGLTQSQLDSVHHFAHHHTVVYEVLKGNFDAGVVKDRVANEFRNRGIRVFARSEPIPSSPMVVSDQSPQAVVQAIQTALLKIDASQPRYQKMLSEWDAEFAYGFAPAQNEDYDLLLPLVNAREAP; via the coding sequence TTGAAGGAGAAAAATTTAAAAGGCAACATCTTTTGGGGGGCAATGTTCCTGAGCGGTTTATTGTCCGCTTTATTGTTGGTCTTTTTGTTTCACAAAATGACCGACATTTCGCGTCCCTTTCCTTCTTTTTCGTCGCAGTCTACCTCATCAACCGAATCTTTAAAACCCGTCTTCCGAATCGGGGTCGTTTCGCGCTTTCCGCCCACCTTCATTTACAAAGGGTATCAGCCGGTGATGGATTACCTTACTTTAAACACGCCTTATCGTTTTGAATTGCAGTTGAGTAAATCGTACAAACAAACGGTGGAGCAACTGGTCAGCGGCGAAGTGGTAGCGGCTTTTTTAGGATCATTCATTTTCGCCAGAGAAGCGCAAAATCACCGTCTTCGATGCATTCTACGTCCGCTGTCTGCCGGGGGCAGGCCGCTGTTGCAGGCGGTTGTCATCTGCAAAGCGGAAATAGGCCTGCATTCCATTGCCGATTTGAAAGGAAAGAAGGTGGCCCTTCCTTCTGCCCTGTCTTTTTCCAGCAACTGGTTTTTGAACAGGGCCCTGCCCGAAAACGGTCTTACACAATCGCAACTGGACTCCGTTCACCATTTTGCCCACCACCATACGGTGGTTTACGAAGTTCTGAAGGGCAATTTTGACGCCGGCGTTGTCAAAGATCGCGTGGCCAATGAATTTCGAAATCGCGGGATACGTGTTTTCGCTCGTTCCGAGCCCATTCCCAGCTCGCCGATGGTGGTTTCCGATCAATCTCCGCAGGCGGTTGTGCAGGCCATACAAACGGCCTTGCTAAAAATTGACGCCAGTCAGCCCCGCTATCAGAAGATGCTTTCTGAATGGGATGCCGAATTTGCCTACGGATTTGCGCCGGCCCAAAATGAAGATTACGACCTGCTGCTGCCACTGGTAAATGCAAGGGAGGCTCCGTAA
- a CDS encoding Mth938-like domain-containing protein, whose protein sequence is MKTYRFSQGPIEEVSWGKFVINGRAHFKNSDGTLTGAGKDICLIGKMLSPWRERKGHLLTQDMVRRVASADVDTVIIGNGFNGALQVPDKVKAFLEESGKTVIIEKTPQACERFNRMFRQGAKVALLAHGTC, encoded by the coding sequence ATGAAAACCTATCGTTTTTCACAGGGGCCCATCGAAGAGGTTTCCTGGGGAAAATTTGTAATCAACGGGCGCGCCCACTTTAAAAACAGCGACGGCACGCTTACCGGCGCAGGAAAAGACATCTGCCTCATTGGAAAAATGTTGTCTCCCTGGCGGGAGCGAAAGGGGCACCTGCTTACCCAGGATATGGTGCGCCGCGTGGCAAGCGCAGATGTGGACACGGTGATCATCGGCAACGGTTTTAACGGGGCTTTACAGGTCCCGGATAAGGTTAAAGCTTTTTTAGAAGAAAGCGGCAAAACGGTGATCATCGAAAAAACGCCGCAGGCCTGCGAGCGCTTTAATCGCATGTTTCGTCAGGGCGCAAAAGTAGCCTTGCTGGCTCATGGAACGTGCTAA
- a CDS encoding CYTH domain-containing protein: MAQEIERKFLVKDDSFKRQAFKSTRIVQGYLSSVPERTVRVRIKGEKGYLTVKGIGNASGASRFEWEMEIPKEDAENLLKICEPGVIDKTRYLVKNGDLTFEVDEFYGENEGLVIAEIELKSEDQAFEKPAWLGREVTGDTRFYNSMLMKNPFKNWKDQL; encoded by the coding sequence ATGGCTCAGGAAATTGAACGTAAATTTTTGGTCAAAGACGATTCGTTTAAACGGCAGGCTTTTAAATCAACGCGCATTGTTCAGGGCTATCTTTCATCCGTGCCGGAGCGTACGGTGCGCGTGCGCATTAAGGGCGAAAAGGGATATTTGACGGTAAAAGGCATCGGCAATGCGTCCGGCGCCAGCCGTTTTGAATGGGAGATGGAAATCCCCAAAGAAGACGCCGAAAATCTGCTGAAAATTTGCGAGCCGGGCGTCATCGATAAAACGCGCTATCTGGTAAAAAACGGCGACCTGACCTTTGAAGTCGATGAATTCTACGGCGAAAACGAAGGGCTGGTGATTGCCGAGATCGAATTAAAATCGGAAGATCAGGCCTTTGAAAAACCGGCCTGGCTGGGCAGGGAAGTAACCGGCGACACGCGATTTTACAATTCCATGCTCATGAAAAATCCGTTTAAAAACTGGAAAGATCAACTTTAA
- a CDS encoding tripartite tricarboxylate transporter substrate-binding protein, producing MNYPSARSWFYTLIILFATVSLSMASFPEKPITILVHSKPGSAIDITSRQIANIARKYCPAPILVENKSGGSGVIAMRTALNRKADGYTVLGVTKSFISTILLTQSGITMDDFYFLACMAEDPEALITNRRSSVRTLEEIISDARAKGGKQRWLGPLVGGVDHLMALRTWDILGIKAEWIPYEGGSDALAALMGKHGVVYVGNPGDILGRPDLMVAAVASPHRLSRFPQAPTFVEKGYDLTSEVLWRGYAVRKGTNIEAVNYLTDLFRKVSRDSAWLNFVHATAARPVFYDHREFTRMVNRDQQIAIKYLQKAGILKTNRGDKTASYRLSAFVLAGIYLLILLFTYLFKRRWLSGDTVIAGFFIFTGLFLYWQTFNFPAGKLTSSVGPASIPRLWIYGLWFFNLWLLISAVKHPPEQKANSGKIVVPLRLVILMFVYVAVVQYLGYYLSTLIFLVLGAYLLGYRNHLLIFGVSLGYIGFAYFVFYKMLQVPLPELIWFH from the coding sequence ATGAACTACCCTTCAGCGCGCTCGTGGTTTTACACCTTAATTATTCTTTTTGCGACGGTTTCGTTGAGCATGGCGTCCTTCCCGGAAAAGCCCATTACCATTCTGGTGCATTCCAAGCCGGGCAGCGCCATCGACATCACCTCGCGTCAAATTGCCAATATCGCCCGCAAATACTGCCCGGCGCCCATTCTGGTGGAAAATAAAAGCGGCGGTTCCGGGGTTATTGCCATGCGCACGGCGTTAAATCGCAAAGCGGACGGGTACACGGTTTTAGGCGTAACCAAATCCTTTATTTCCACCATCTTGCTGACGCAAAGCGGCATTACCATGGACGATTTTTACTTTCTGGCCTGTATGGCGGAAGACCCCGAGGCATTGATTACCAACCGCCGTTCTTCGGTGCGCACATTGGAAGAGATTATCTCTGACGCCAGAGCTAAAGGAGGAAAACAGCGCTGGCTCGGCCCGCTGGTTGGCGGCGTGGATCATCTGATGGCTTTGCGAACCTGGGATATTTTAGGCATTAAGGCGGAGTGGATTCCTTACGAAGGGGGCTCGGACGCTCTGGCGGCCTTAATGGGCAAGCACGGCGTGGTTTATGTCGGAAATCCCGGCGACATTCTGGGCAGGCCCGATTTGATGGTCGCGGCCGTGGCTTCGCCGCACAGACTCTCCCGCTTTCCCCAGGCGCCCACGTTCGTTGAAAAGGGATACGATCTGACCAGCGAGGTTCTGTGGCGGGGATACGCCGTGCGCAAAGGAACGAACATAGAGGCCGTTAACTACCTGACGGACCTATTCCGCAAGGTCAGCAGGGATTCGGCCTGGTTGAACTTTGTGCATGCCACCGCCGCGCGACCGGTTTTTTACGATCATCGAGAATTCACGCGCATGGTCAATCGCGATCAACAGATCGCCATTAAATATTTACAAAAAGCGGGCATCTTAAAGACCAACCGCGGCGATAAGACGGCAAGTTACCGTCTGTCCGCATTCGTATTAGCCGGAATCTACCTGCTGATTTTACTTTTCACCTATCTTTTTAAACGCCGTTGGCTAAGCGGCGACACCGTAATAGCCGGTTTTTTTATCTTTACGGGACTTTTCCTTTACTGGCAAACCTTTAACTTTCCTGCAGGCAAATTGACCTCGTCGGTCGGGCCGGCTTCCATTCCACGTTTGTGGATTTACGGCCTGTGGTTTTTCAACCTCTGGCTTTTGATCAGCGCCGTCAAACATCCCCCCGAACAGAAAGCCAATTCCGGCAAAATCGTCGTGCCATTGCGCCTGGTGATTTTAATGTTTGTGTACGTGGCGGTGGTTCAATATCTGGGCTATTATTTAAGCACGCTAATTTTTCTGGTTCTGGGCGCCTATCTTTTAGGTTACCGGAACCACCTTCTCATTTTTGGCGTGTCGTTAGGCTACATTGGCTTTGCTTATTTTGTTTTTTACAAGATGCTGCAGGTGCCGTTACCCGAACTAATCTGGTTTCATTAA
- a CDS encoding tripartite tricarboxylate transporter permease has translation MNIFTELINGFHLILSWTPLFMVALGVMLGILVGVIPGLSPAMGVALLVPFSYGMEPLNALILLTAVYAAANYGGTITAIAINTPGTPSAIVSTFDGYPLTRQGKPGKALGASVIASTFGGFLGAVILVFFSEPLARAALKFGPAEYFSLAIFGLTIISSLSRGNWIKAFIATLIGLLLNTVGMDPFTGYLRFTFGIPELADGFGFIPALIGLFALGEIFLSLEKSETVQSAVQKISSEMPKLKEIWAIKRTILQSSLLGTLIGVVPGAGATIAAFIAYGEAKRISKNPEQFGKGALDGVAASGAATSGSVGGALVPLLTLGIPGSAATAVLIGALMLHGLTPGPELFKSNAAIIYGLFASLFLAYFVMFFLGYLGNQLWIKIISLPRELLYPLILAIAFIGSYSVNNSMFDVWSCLGFGILGWILRRYHFPTAPVILGLILGFLAETNFRRALLMGDARIFFTQPVSLALLILAVLSFFYPILKAKFKFLNNNNNKK, from the coding sequence ATGAACATCTTTACGGAACTAATAAACGGATTTCATCTCATCCTTTCCTGGACGCCCCTGTTCATGGTTGCGCTGGGCGTGATGCTGGGCATCCTGGTGGGCGTTATCCCCGGATTGTCGCCGGCCATGGGCGTGGCCTTGTTGGTGCCGTTCAGTTATGGAATGGAACCGCTCAATGCGCTCATTTTGCTAACCGCTGTTTACGCAGCGGCCAACTATGGCGGAACCATTACGGCCATTGCCATCAACACGCCGGGCACGCCTTCGGCCATTGTTTCTACCTTTGACGGTTACCCTTTAACGCGGCAGGGAAAGCCCGGCAAGGCGCTGGGCGCCTCGGTAATTGCTTCGACCTTTGGCGGATTTTTAGGGGCCGTGATTCTGGTTTTCTTTTCCGAACCGCTGGCCCGCGCCGCCTTAAAGTTTGGCCCGGCCGAATACTTTTCGCTGGCCATTTTTGGTTTGACCATTATTTCTTCTCTCTCCAGAGGCAACTGGATTAAAGCGTTTATTGCCACGCTGATCGGGCTGCTTTTGAACACGGTGGGCATGGATCCCTTTACGGGCTATTTGCGCTTTACCTTTGGCATTCCGGAGCTGGCGGACGGCTTCGGTTTTATTCCTGCCTTAATCGGCTTGTTTGCTCTGGGCGAAATTTTTCTTTCGCTGGAAAAATCGGAGACTGTTCAATCGGCCGTGCAAAAGATTTCTTCGGAAATGCCCAAGTTAAAAGAGATCTGGGCTATCAAACGCACCATCTTGCAGTCTTCTTTACTGGGGACCCTGATTGGCGTCGTTCCCGGAGCCGGCGCAACCATTGCGGCTTTTATCGCTTACGGAGAGGCCAAACGCATCAGCAAAAATCCGGAGCAGTTCGGAAAGGGCGCGCTGGACGGAGTGGCGGCTTCTGGCGCGGCAACCAGCGGATCGGTGGGCGGCGCCCTGGTTCCGTTGTTAACCCTGGGCATTCCCGGCAGCGCGGCCACGGCCGTGTTGATCGGCGCGCTGATGTTGCACGGCCTTACACCGGGCCCCGAATTGTTTAAAAGCAATGCCGCCATTATTTACGGACTGTTTGCCAGTCTGTTTTTAGCCTACTTTGTCATGTTCTTTCTGGGCTATCTGGGAAACCAATTATGGATCAAGATCATTTCCCTGCCCCGGGAGCTTTTGTACCCGCTCATTCTGGCCATTGCCTTCATTGGTAGCTATTCGGTTAACAATTCCATGTTTGATGTGTGGAGCTGCCTGGGTTTTGGAATACTGGGCTGGATTTTACGGCGCTATCATTTCCCTACGGCACCGGTTATTTTAGGACTTATTCTGGGCTTTTTAGCGGAAACCAATTTCCGGCGCGCTTTATTGATGGGCGATGCGCGCATCTTTTTTACGCAGCCGGTCAGTCTGGCGCTTTTAATTTTAGCGGTATTATCCTTTTTCTATCCCATTTTAAAAGCTAAGTTTAAATTTTTGAACAATAATAACAATAAAAAATAG
- a CDS encoding DUF47 domain-containing protein codes for MAILFKKTKLLEGQIEEYLDCVIQGALLFRQGVKYYLQNRMDDFEARLEDLDKLESRGDQLRRQIETSLYEHTLIPESRGDVLGLLESTDAVLNTMNETLMQFSVEIPEIIPELHQMYIELAEISTAAVEAMVLAIRSYFRDLTAVRDHINKVQFYENESDKIARKIKRIVFRKDLRLSHKIHMRYFAYHIENIADEAEDVTDRLAIATIKRYL; via the coding sequence ATGGCCATATTATTTAAAAAGACAAAATTGCTGGAAGGACAAATCGAAGAATATCTGGATTGCGTTATTCAGGGCGCTTTACTGTTCCGTCAGGGCGTTAAATATTATTTACAAAACAGAATGGACGACTTTGAAGCGCGCCTGGAGGACCTGGATAAGCTGGAAAGTCGGGGCGATCAACTGCGCCGCCAGATTGAAACCAGTTTGTATGAACACACGCTGATTCCGGAATCGCGCGGCGATGTGCTGGGCCTGCTGGAAAGCACGGACGCCGTTTTGAACACCATGAACGAAACGTTAATGCAATTTTCTGTGGAGATTCCGGAAATAATCCCCGAACTGCACCAGATGTACATTGAACTGGCGGAGATTTCCACCGCCGCCGTGGAGGCCATGGTTCTGGCCATCCGCTCTTATTTTCGAGATTTAACCGCGGTGCGCGATCACATCAACAAGGTGCAGTTTTATGAAAACGAATCGGATAAAATCGCCCGTAAAATCAAACGAATCGTGTTCCGCAAAGACTTACGCCTCAGTCATAAGATTCACATGCGCTATTTTGCCTATCACATCGAAAATATTGCCGATGAGGCTGAAGATGTTACGGATCGTCTGGCCATTGCAACCATCAAACGCTATTTGTAA
- a CDS encoding inorganic phosphate transporter, with amino-acid sequence MIWFYLLSGLFLGWSLGANDAANVFGTAVGSKMVRFKVAALVASVFVILGAVISGAGAAHTLGKLGAVNAIAGSFTVALAAAATVAWMTKLSLPVSTSQAIVGAIIGWNLFTGSPTDLNSLGKILSTWVISPILAAVFSILLYKLFKFFLGRARIHLLELDAYTRAGLILVGAFGSYSLGANNIANVMGVFVPASPFKDLNILNVIHFTGVQQLFLLGGLAIAVGIYTYSYRVMTTVGNEVFKLTPVMALIVVLSESLVLFLFASQSLERWLIAHNLPPIPLVPVSSSQAVIGAVIGIGIAKGGKGINFNILGKIASGWISTPIAAAILSFVLLFFMQNVFEREVVRPVTYEISQDVLNKLAAENIPVRNLQSLNGKQFKNMYKFRESLQQREALNESQLYKIFELAEVDSFYIDSTLASTELDAEMFSPEQIEAVKKLHGRLFIHKWQLDDALAQLSPAWRLKPNTIRNKFFNKNILKKRQILYQVFKKRHL; translated from the coding sequence ATGATCTGGTTTTATTTACTAAGCGGATTGTTTTTGGGCTGGTCGCTGGGCGCCAACGATGCGGCCAATGTTTTCGGCACCGCGGTGGGCTCTAAAATGGTGCGTTTTAAAGTGGCTGCTCTGGTGGCCAGCGTGTTTGTCATTTTAGGCGCGGTGATCAGCGGCGCCGGTGCGGCGCATACCCTGGGAAAATTAGGCGCAGTTAACGCCATTGCCGGGTCTTTCACCGTGGCGTTGGCCGCCGCCGCAACCGTGGCCTGGATGACTAAACTGTCGCTGCCCGTTTCCACCTCTCAGGCCATTGTCGGCGCCATCATCGGCTGGAATTTATTTACCGGCTCGCCTACCGACCTGAACTCACTGGGCAAAATTTTAAGCACCTGGGTCATTTCTCCGATTCTGGCGGCCGTCTTTTCCATTTTGCTTTACAAATTGTTTAAATTTTTTCTGGGCAGAGCCCGAATTCACTTACTCGAACTGGACGCCTACACGCGGGCCGGACTCATTCTGGTGGGCGCATTCGGCTCTTACAGTCTGGGCGCCAACAACATCGCCAATGTAATGGGCGTCTTTGTTCCCGCCTCGCCCTTTAAAGATTTGAATATTCTTAATGTGATTCATTTTACGGGCGTTCAGCAATTATTCCTGCTGGGCGGTCTGGCCATTGCCGTGGGTATTTACACTTACTCCTATCGTGTTATGACCACCGTGGGCAACGAAGTGTTCAAGCTAACGCCCGTGATGGCGCTGATTGTTGTTTTATCCGAATCGCTTGTGCTCTTTTTATTCGCCTCGCAAAGCCTGGAACGCTGGTTGATTGCCCACAATCTTCCGCCGATTCCCCTGGTGCCGGTTTCCAGCTCGCAGGCGGTAATCGGCGCGGTGATCGGGATCGGGATTGCCAAAGGCGGTAAGGGCATCAACTTTAACATTTTAGGAAAAATCGCCTCGGGATGGATTTCCACGCCCATTGCCGCAGCCATCCTTTCCTTTGTTCTGCTGTTCTTCATGCAAAACGTTTTTGAGCGCGAAGTGGTGCGTCCCGTGACCTACGAAATTTCGCAGGACGTTTTAAATAAATTGGCCGCAGAAAACATTCCCGTGCGGAATTTACAGAGCCTGAACGGCAAACAATTCAAAAATATGTACAAATTCAGGGAAAGCCTGCAGCAGCGGGAAGCGTTGAACGAAAGCCAATTGTACAAAATTTTCGAACTGGCTGAGGTGGATAGTTTTTACATCGATTCGACGCTGGCCAGCACAGAACTGGATGCGGAAATGTTCAGCCCGGAGCAGATTGAAGCGGTTAAAAAATTACACGGCCGGCTCTTCATTCATAAGTGGCAGCTGGATGACGCGCTTGCGCAGTTAAGCCCGGCCTGGCGACTAAAACCGAATACCATTAGAAATAAATTCTTTAATAAAAACATCCTTAAAAAACGTCAGATTCTTTATCAAGTTTTCAAGAAACGTCATCTTTAA